A stretch of the Thalassotalea euphylliae genome encodes the following:
- a CDS encoding DUF2975 domain-containing protein, producing the protein MIAFQKLCQLNQGKIMGFTIFMGIMTLMSLVGGIAIISKKGVAEFASDPVFFNLMITVPTSFIFLLLVHKIFNLYIQGEFFTANVLNVFKTIAKLAISYGLIIKPGIVVATEYLALANQGEDFSFTTLYLGSAEFVVAVIGYCLHLAAAVTKISRELEEEQELTI; encoded by the coding sequence ATGATTGCATTTCAAAAACTTTGCCAGCTAAATCAAGGCAAGATAATGGGCTTTACTATTTTTATGGGCATTATGACCCTAATGAGCTTGGTTGGCGGCATTGCCATTATCAGTAAAAAAGGAGTCGCAGAGTTTGCTAGTGATCCTGTTTTCTTTAATCTTATGATCACCGTTCCCACTTCTTTTATTTTCCTCTTGTTAGTGCACAAAATCTTCAACTTATACATTCAAGGAGAATTTTTTACCGCCAACGTACTTAACGTATTTAAAACCATCGCTAAGCTAGCCATCTCATATGGGCTTATTATCAAGCCTGGCATTGTGGTCGCAACAGAATACTTAGCACTCGCCAATCAAGGTGAAGATTTTAGCTTTACTACGCTATACCTTGGCTCTGCGGAATTTGTGGTCGCCGTTATTGGTTATTGCCTGCACCTTGCCGCTGCCGTAACCAAAATTTCACGAGAGTTAGAAGAAGAGCAGGAGTTAACCATTTAA
- the panB gene encoding 3-methyl-2-oxobutanoate hydroxymethyltransferase, whose product MAKITTSKLLKMKQNGEKISTITAYDASFAKLFDQAGIHAILIGDSLGMVLQGNDDTLPVTVEDMAYHTRCVKAGVENTLIISDLSFMSYATKEQAFENATKLMQAGASIVKMEGGSWLVDTIKGLVERGIPVCGHLGLTPQSVNVFGGFKVQGREQAQAQAMIEEAKALEAAGIQVLVLECIPESLGKAISEAVSVPTIGIGAGRHTDGQILVMHDALGISCSYMPKFSRNFLKDTGDIKQAIELYIDEVANGNFPGEDHIFS is encoded by the coding sequence ATGGCTAAAATTACAACATCTAAGCTATTAAAAATGAAACAAAATGGTGAGAAGATTTCCACCATTACCGCCTACGATGCCAGCTTTGCTAAGCTTTTCGATCAAGCGGGTATCCACGCTATTCTTATTGGTGATTCACTCGGTATGGTATTACAAGGTAACGACGATACCTTGCCCGTAACCGTTGAAGATATGGCTTACCACACACGCTGTGTTAAAGCTGGCGTTGAAAACACGCTGATTATTAGTGACTTGTCATTTATGAGCTATGCCACCAAAGAACAAGCTTTTGAAAACGCTACTAAGTTAATGCAAGCGGGCGCTTCAATTGTCAAAATGGAAGGCGGTAGCTGGTTGGTTGACACCATTAAGGGTTTAGTAGAGCGCGGTATTCCAGTATGTGGTCACTTAGGCCTTACACCCCAGTCAGTGAATGTATTTGGTGGCTTCAAAGTACAAGGGCGCGAACAAGCGCAAGCACAAGCTATGATTGAAGAAGCTAAAGCATTGGAAGCCGCAGGCATTCAAGTACTGGTACTAGAGTGCATTCCAGAAAGCCTCGGCAAGGCGATTAGTGAAGCGGTTAGTGTTCCAACCATAGGCATTGGCGCAGGTCGCCATACTGATGGCCAAATCTTAGTAATGCACGACGCATTAGGTATTTCGTGCAGCTACATGCCAAAATTCTCGCGCAACTTCCTCAAAGATACTGGCGATATTAAGCAAGCTATCGAACTTTATATCGATGAAGTGGCAAATGGTAACTTCCCTGGCGAAGACCACATTTTTAGCTAG
- a CDS encoding substrate-binding periplasmic protein → MRVCIDDQLYIPYFDKDNSMRSDGKVIELVRRSAANNSLVIEIQRKSWARCLAKLIDNRVDAAMAVIYNAERADLMVFPKGAEQDKPALYLMRLRYPFFVKKDQPFRLSEYQRQAGHGISAPREYVAYQMLADMKLLSAYDYSLDNGLKMVAAGRLDAYVVEQASGQHALARLSLEQQVEAAGEALIDKYVHIPVSKQFYQAHQIQVDGFWRDLAAARAAVLAEH, encoded by the coding sequence ATGCGTGTCTGTATTGACGATCAACTTTATATCCCCTATTTCGATAAAGACAATAGCATGCGATCCGATGGCAAAGTGATTGAGCTTGTTCGCAGGAGTGCCGCGAACAATAGTTTAGTGATTGAAATCCAACGTAAAAGCTGGGCGCGTTGTTTAGCTAAGCTTATCGATAATCGCGTAGATGCCGCTATGGCCGTTATTTACAACGCTGAGCGCGCTGACTTGATGGTGTTTCCCAAAGGAGCAGAGCAAGATAAACCAGCCTTGTATTTGATGCGCCTTCGTTACCCATTTTTTGTCAAAAAAGATCAACCTTTTCGTCTAAGTGAATATCAACGGCAAGCAGGGCATGGCATTAGTGCGCCTCGGGAGTATGTTGCCTATCAGATGTTGGCCGACATGAAGCTGCTATCGGCTTATGATTACAGCTTGGACAATGGCTTAAAAATGGTTGCGGCAGGGCGGCTTGATGCCTATGTGGTGGAACAGGCGTCAGGGCAGCATGCACTTGCTAGGCTTAGCTTAGAGCAGCAGGTGGAAGCGGCTGGCGAAGCCTTAATTGATAAATATGTACATATCCCTGTTAGTAAACAGTTTTATCAAGCGCATCAAATACAAGTTGATGGCTTTTGGCGCGACTTGGCTGCAGCTAGAGCTGCTGTGCTAGCTGAACACTAG
- the sfsA gene encoding DNA/RNA nuclease SfsA, with protein sequence MLLSLKKATLIKRYKRFLADVTLADGSETTLHVANTGAMTGCAEPGDSVWYSTSDNPKRKYPLSWELTETQHAGDFICVNTARANQLAEQAINAGLIPELAGYQTLQREVKYGEENSKIDILLSQGQQADAYVEVKSVTLLDAQAYTHSEKQGHGYFPDAVTTRGQKHLRELMHIAAQGQRAVLLFAVLHSGITSFAAAAHIDPTYAQLLNEAIAAGVEVLVYKAEMSPEGMVLNQALTLRTS encoded by the coding sequence ATGCTGTTGTCATTAAAAAAAGCCACCCTTATCAAACGCTACAAGCGCTTTCTTGCCGATGTAACCTTGGCTGATGGCAGCGAAACCACGCTTCACGTTGCCAACACAGGAGCCATGACAGGCTGTGCAGAGCCAGGTGACAGTGTTTGGTACAGTACCTCTGACAACCCAAAACGCAAATATCCCTTGAGTTGGGAGCTAACCGAAACTCAGCACGCTGGCGACTTTATTTGTGTTAATACCGCCCGCGCCAATCAATTGGCAGAGCAAGCCATTAACGCTGGGTTAATTCCAGAGCTTGCGGGCTATCAAACGCTCCAAAGAGAAGTAAAATACGGTGAAGAAAACAGCAAAATTGATATTCTGCTGTCACAAGGGCAACAAGCTGATGCCTACGTTGAAGTGAAAAGTGTCACCCTATTAGATGCCCAAGCTTATACACATTCAGAAAAGCAAGGACATGGCTATTTCCCAGATGCGGTAACAACACGTGGGCAAAAGCATTTACGCGAGCTGATGCATATTGCCGCACAAGGACAACGCGCTGTACTACTTTTTGCGGTATTACATTCCGGTATCACCAGTTTCGCGGCCGCTGCCCATATTGACCCAACGTATGCTCAACTACTCAATGAAGCCATCGCTGCTGGGGTTGAAGTTCTAGTCTATAAAGCCGAAATGTCACCTGAGGGTATGGTATTAAATCAAGCGCTGACGTTACGCACTAGCTAA
- a CDS encoding helix-turn-helix domain-containing protein translates to MPVIVNLDVVLAQRKMKLNDLAAAIGITPQNLSVLKAGRAKAIRFSTLEAICQHLNCQPGDILAFEEDSSSPNHVEKEV, encoded by the coding sequence ATGCCTGTTATTGTCAATTTAGACGTAGTGCTTGCGCAGCGGAAAATGAAGCTAAATGACCTAGCGGCGGCGATTGGCATTACCCCGCAAAATTTGAGCGTGCTAAAAGCAGGGCGCGCCAAAGCAATCCGTTTTAGTACGCTAGAAGCCATATGTCAGCACTTAAACTGCCAACCGGGCGATATTCTTGCTTTTGAAGAAGACTCTAGCTCACCCAACCATGTGGAAAAGGAAGTCTAA
- the panC gene encoding pantoate--beta-alanine ligase: MQVVSDIQSLRTQIKAWQQQGLTIGFVPTMGNLHQGHLALVKAAKQRADKVVASIFVNPMQFGAGEDIDNYPRTMKADQEKLTAEGTDLLFTPTPDIVYPKGLDKQSYVEVLQVSDGYCGESRPGHFRGVATVVCKLFNLVQPDIACFGLKDYQQVQVIQTMVEDLNMPIDIVPVATKREDSGLAMSSRNGYLTAEEKANAPALYQNMQWLAEQIQNNDDFIGLAKQAEAKINAAGMQVDYLNIVHARTLQPASEDDNELVILAAAYCGKARLIDNLQVTISK; this comes from the coding sequence ATGCAAGTTGTTAGTGATATTCAGTCGTTACGAACGCAAATAAAAGCGTGGCAACAACAAGGTTTAACCATTGGTTTTGTGCCGACCATGGGTAATTTACACCAAGGCCACTTAGCCTTAGTCAAAGCAGCCAAGCAACGCGCCGACAAAGTAGTGGCGAGTATTTTTGTCAACCCAATGCAATTTGGTGCGGGGGAAGATATCGATAATTACCCGCGTACAATGAAAGCCGATCAAGAAAAACTAACGGCAGAAGGCACAGATCTGCTCTTTACACCAACACCTGATATTGTCTATCCGAAAGGATTAGACAAACAAAGCTATGTTGAAGTATTACAAGTGTCTGACGGTTACTGCGGCGAAAGTCGCCCTGGCCATTTTCGCGGCGTAGCAACGGTTGTTTGTAAACTCTTTAACTTAGTACAACCTGACATTGCATGCTTTGGCTTAAAAGACTACCAGCAAGTACAAGTGATTCAGACCATGGTTGAAGACTTGAACATGCCGATTGACATAGTGCCTGTTGCAACCAAACGCGAAGACAGTGGGCTCGCCATGAGCTCACGCAACGGCTATCTAACGGCAGAAGAAAAAGCTAATGCGCCTGCGCTTTACCAAAACATGCAGTGGCTTGCCGAGCAAATTCAAAATAACGACGACTTTATTGGCCTAGCCAAACAAGCCGAAGCGAAAATCAATGCCGCTGGCATGCAGGTTGACTACCTCAATATTGTTCACGCCCGCACGCTGCAACCTGCCAGCGAAGACGATAACGAGCTGGTTATTTTAGCCGCCGCCTACTGCGGTAAAGCCAGATTGATTGATAATTTGCAGGTCACCATTAGCAAGTGA
- the panP gene encoding pyridoxal-dependent aspartate 1-decarboxylase PanP yields MTAGKRAAEVSLESMHRIFTIPEAPDSTLGRIEKEISENLAGFLGNHIVATEQALTEIEKDFAGASIPEQPAFVSDHTHHLLDKLVSRSVHTSSPSFIGHMTSALPHFLLPLSKLMVGLNQNLVKIETSKAFTPLERQVLGMMHRLVYRDSDDFYQSWMHSANHSLGAFCSGGTVANLTALWVARNNMLKADGDFKGVAREGLFNALKHYGYDGLAILVSDRGHYSLKKSADVLGLGQDSVIAIPTDEYNRIDCQQLAAKCQELTDKNIRVLSIVGVAGTTETGNIDPLADMAAIAQQFKCHFHVDAAWGGATLLSNKYRDLLAGIEQADSVTIDAHKQMYVPMGAGLVVFKNPSSVAAIEHHAEYILRKGSKDLGSHTLEGSRPGMAMLVYASLHIISRPGYELLINQAIEKAKYFAKIIREHSEFELVTEPELCLLTYRYVPSQVQAFMAGADVETNQALNKVIDKLTKHIQKTQREAGKSFVSRTRIEVQKYGGEKVLVFRVVLANPLTTEEILHDVLTEQVEVAQSSIKFLPELLAKIGNSN; encoded by the coding sequence ATGACGGCAGGTAAACGCGCGGCGGAAGTATCATTAGAGTCGATGCACCGTATCTTTACAATTCCTGAAGCCCCAGACTCGACTTTAGGTCGAATAGAGAAAGAGATCTCAGAAAATCTGGCGGGCTTTTTAGGTAATCATATCGTTGCTACGGAGCAAGCACTCACCGAGATTGAAAAGGACTTTGCTGGCGCGAGTATTCCAGAGCAGCCGGCCTTTGTATCTGATCACACCCATCACTTGCTTGATAAGCTAGTGTCGCGCTCGGTTCATACTTCAAGCCCAAGCTTTATTGGTCATATGACCTCAGCTTTACCGCATTTCTTGTTGCCATTATCAAAGCTGATGGTGGGCTTGAACCAAAACTTGGTAAAAATTGAAACCTCTAAGGCTTTCACGCCATTAGAGCGCCAAGTTTTAGGCATGATGCATCGCCTAGTGTATCGCGATTCTGATGACTTTTATCAGTCGTGGATGCACAGCGCCAATCACTCACTCGGCGCGTTTTGCTCTGGTGGTACAGTAGCAAACCTGACGGCCTTGTGGGTTGCCCGCAATAACATGCTAAAAGCTGACGGCGACTTTAAAGGCGTTGCCCGTGAAGGCTTATTTAATGCACTTAAGCACTATGGTTACGATGGTTTAGCAATCTTAGTATCTGATCGCGGTCACTACTCGTTGAAGAAGTCTGCAGATGTACTGGGCTTGGGCCAAGATAGCGTGATCGCTATTCCAACCGATGAATACAATCGCATTGACTGCCAGCAATTGGCGGCGAAATGTCAGGAGCTAACTGACAAAAATATTCGTGTGCTAAGCATTGTGGGTGTTGCGGGTACTACGGAAACCGGCAATATTGACCCACTCGCCGATATGGCCGCAATTGCGCAGCAATTTAAGTGTCACTTCCACGTCGACGCGGCTTGGGGCGGAGCAACTCTGCTGTCGAACAAATACCGTGATTTACTTGCGGGTATAGAGCAAGCGGATTCCGTGACAATTGATGCTCATAAGCAAATGTATGTGCCAATGGGCGCTGGCTTAGTGGTCTTTAAAAACCCATCATCGGTCGCGGCCATTGAACATCATGCTGAATATATTTTGCGTAAAGGCTCAAAAGACTTAGGTAGTCACACGCTAGAAGGTTCACGCCCGGGTATGGCAATGTTAGTTTATGCCAGCTTGCATATTATTAGCCGTCCAGGTTACGAGCTACTCATCAATCAAGCGATCGAAAAAGCGAAATACTTTGCCAAGATCATTCGTGAACACAGTGAATTTGAATTGGTGACAGAGCCTGAGCTGTGTTTGCTTACTTATCGTTATGTACCATCTCAAGTGCAAGCGTTTATGGCGGGCGCTGATGTTGAAACCAATCAAGCACTAAATAAAGTCATTGATAAACTCACCAAGCATATTCAAAAAACACAACGTGAAGCGGGTAAGTCGTTTGTTTCTCGTACGCGTATTGAAGTGCAAAAATACGGTGGTGAGAAAGTGCTAGTATTCCGTGTAGTACTGGCAAACCCGTTGACGACGGAAGAAATATTGCATGATGTGCTTACTGAGCAAGTAGAAGTTGCACAAAGTAGTATTAAATTTTTACCAGAACTATTGGCAAAAATTGGCAACTCGAATTAG
- a CDS encoding immunoglobulin-like domain-containing protein produces the protein MMVLTKTSLPEQASLKRLLGAITVLIVTLLLSSCGGSQVRPCERNIDDCLVEIPPPVEVWWDAPLPDFSDNPDRPVISLLGERTQVFSVGEFYLEEGALAADEQDGDISEQIIITGDVDTSRVGDYLVRYAVTDSDGQAAIEQARVIRVIDNNAQHLTRRPLGTTAANFGYFEHLPTNYGEQVQQKPPLLIYLHGSGGNLEFTTDTDPVTSLDAVLENYGVPRLIDDREWNNDLPFVVVAPHLGTIPGVGFKDRLDAFVDYAIHTYDIDVNRVYLTGWSSGGYLSSAYAVDFPEKIAAIAPIASGLATEIEDLPDDFCNIEQVPVWLFHGTGDQITPFVRSIRAYNAIVDLCQPRVIPKLSLILQARHHIHHAVYDLSALVGGSQEATYDPRYEPYDEDIFQWLLSHSLLDR, from the coding sequence ATGATGGTATTAACCAAAACAAGTTTGCCAGAGCAAGCTTCATTAAAAAGGTTATTAGGCGCAATAACTGTGCTGATAGTAACCTTGCTGTTGAGCAGCTGCGGCGGCTCGCAAGTGCGCCCCTGTGAGCGCAATATTGATGATTGCCTAGTCGAGATACCACCACCTGTCGAGGTGTGGTGGGATGCCCCCCTTCCTGATTTTAGCGACAACCCCGATCGCCCTGTTATTTCATTACTTGGTGAACGCACTCAAGTTTTTTCAGTGGGCGAATTTTATCTTGAAGAAGGTGCACTGGCAGCAGATGAGCAAGATGGTGACATTTCTGAGCAAATCATCATTACCGGTGATGTTGATACCAGTCGTGTTGGTGATTATCTAGTGCGTTATGCTGTCACTGACAGTGATGGACAAGCGGCTATTGAGCAGGCACGCGTTATTCGCGTAATTGACAACAACGCTCAGCACTTAACACGCAGACCACTTGGCACAACGGCTGCAAATTTCGGTTATTTTGAACATTTACCGACAAACTATGGTGAACAAGTTCAGCAAAAGCCGCCGCTATTAATTTATCTACATGGCAGTGGTGGCAATTTGGAATTTACGACAGATACAGATCCGGTTACGTCACTTGATGCTGTTTTGGAAAACTATGGTGTGCCTCGACTTATTGATGATCGAGAGTGGAACAATGACTTACCATTCGTTGTTGTGGCACCGCATTTGGGCACTATTCCAGGCGTAGGCTTTAAAGACCGCCTTGATGCTTTTGTCGATTATGCGATCCACACCTACGATATTGACGTTAATCGCGTGTATTTAACGGGTTGGAGTAGCGGTGGTTATTTAAGTTCGGCTTACGCGGTCGATTTTCCTGAAAAAATTGCCGCTATTGCGCCTATTGCATCTGGCTTAGCCACCGAGATTGAAGACTTACCTGATGACTTCTGTAATATTGAACAGGTTCCTGTGTGGCTGTTCCACGGCACGGGTGATCAAATCACGCCGTTTGTTCGCTCTATTCGCGCTTACAATGCGATTGTCGATTTATGTCAGCCTAGGGTTATTCCCAAGCTATCGCTAATTCTTCAGGCGAGACACCATATTCACCATGCCGTTTACGATTTGTCAGCGCTTGTCGGGGGGAGCCAAGAAGCGACTTATGATCCGCGCTATGAACCGTATGACGAAGACATTTTCCAGTGGCTACTCAGTCATAGCTTGCTTGATAGGTAG
- the pcnB gene encoding polynucleotide adenylyltransferase PcnB, whose translation MARDQHTVSRKFISDNALKVLYRLKKGGYDAYLVGGGVRDMLLGIEPKDFDIATNATPEQIKALFRNCRLIGRRFRLAHIVFGRDIIEVATFRGHHDSASDKQKECKKTSKQSADGMLLRDNIYGSIDEDAERRDFTINALYYSVENFNIYDFAGGVADIEQRLIRLIGDPETRYREDPVRMLRAVRFATKLDMEIGEETAQPIKPLANLLLNIPPARMFEEFLKLFVSGKALANFHMLRDYGLFEYLFPIVEQNLIAEQAQAEDHMSRFIQLAMSNTDQRINTNQRVTPAFLLAAFLWYPLSRQVTQLRQTTQLTPQDAFFAALHEVMSEQQRSIAVPKRFQAPMKDIWILQDKLARREGKRAYKAFEHPKFRAGYDFLLLRGEIEGGETAQLAKWWTDFQEASPESQQMMIKSVAGSRPARRSVRKRRKPRKASTGKAE comes from the coding sequence ATTGCTCGTGACCAGCACACTGTGTCACGTAAATTTATTAGCGATAATGCGCTAAAGGTACTTTATCGCCTGAAAAAGGGTGGCTATGACGCCTACCTTGTCGGCGGTGGTGTGCGTGACATGTTGCTCGGCATCGAGCCCAAAGATTTTGATATCGCTACGAACGCAACGCCAGAACAAATTAAGGCGTTATTTCGCAATTGTCGCTTAATTGGTAGACGCTTTCGCTTAGCTCATATTGTTTTTGGCCGCGATATTATCGAAGTTGCCACTTTCCGTGGTCACCACGACAGCGCGAGTGACAAGCAAAAAGAGTGTAAGAAAACCTCCAAGCAAAGTGCTGATGGTATGCTTCTTCGCGACAATATTTACGGCTCGATTGATGAAGATGCCGAGCGTCGCGACTTTACCATCAATGCCCTGTACTACAGCGTAGAAAACTTCAACATTTACGATTTTGCCGGTGGTGTTGCCGATATTGAACAACGTTTAATTCGTTTAATTGGCGACCCTGAAACACGCTACCGCGAAGACCCTGTGCGAATGCTGCGCGCAGTGCGTTTTGCCACTAAATTAGATATGGAAATTGGCGAAGAAACGGCTCAGCCCATTAAGCCTCTGGCTAATTTACTGCTTAACATCCCGCCAGCACGTATGTTTGAAGAGTTCCTAAAGCTATTTGTTTCAGGCAAAGCATTAGCAAATTTTCACATGCTCAGAGACTACGGGCTATTTGAATACCTATTCCCAATTGTTGAACAAAACTTAATAGCTGAACAAGCGCAAGCTGAAGATCATATGTCGCGCTTTATTCAACTAGCGATGAGCAACACAGATCAGCGCATTAATACCAACCAAAGAGTAACGCCAGCATTTTTACTCGCTGCCTTCTTATGGTACCCATTGTCTCGTCAAGTCACACAATTGAGGCAAACAACGCAATTAACGCCGCAAGACGCATTTTTCGCCGCGCTACATGAAGTGATGTCAGAGCAGCAACGCAGTATTGCCGTGCCGAAACGCTTCCAAGCACCAATGAAAGACATTTGGATACTGCAAGACAAGCTTGCTCGTCGCGAAGGCAAGCGCGCTTACAAAGCGTTTGAGCACCCTAAATTTAGAGCCGGTTATGACTTCTTGCTATTGCGTGGTGAAATTGAAGGCGGTGAAACAGCCCAGCTCGCCAAATGGTGGACCGATTTCCAAGAAGCGTCACCAGAATCACAGCAAATGATGATTAAGTCGGTTGCTGGCAGCCGCCCGGCACGCCGTTCCGTGCGAAAACGCCGTAAGCCGCGTAAAGCAAGTACTGGCAAGGCTGAATAG
- the gluQRS gene encoding tRNA glutamyl-Q(34) synthetase GluQRS, translating into MAFSLIQRPSTQYRGRFAPSPSGLLHFGSLLTALASYLDAKANDGLWLLRIEDIDPPREQAGAADEILRTLEDYGLHWDEQVRYQSQQSALYEQVLSELAAHNLTYACACTRAQIKASGGIYSGHCQHLDLPYPAHAVRIRNQIKADNYQDLIQGKVQCDPALAGEDFIIKRKDGLYAYQLAVVSDDIDQGVTHIVRGCDLLEPTARQLTLYQTFGVAAPQYAHVPLITTHDGYKLSKQNKAPAIDRKAPQASIISALDYLGQQPPAQLNDGTPEEILAWAVEHWQLTNVPKQASIALPA; encoded by the coding sequence ATGGCGTTTTCGCTAATACAGCGGCCGAGTACCCAATATCGCGGCCGCTTTGCTCCCTCTCCCTCTGGTTTACTTCATTTTGGTTCTTTATTAACGGCACTGGCTAGCTATTTAGACGCTAAAGCCAATGACGGCCTGTGGCTATTACGCATTGAAGATATTGATCCACCACGTGAACAAGCAGGCGCTGCCGACGAAATACTGCGTACCCTTGAAGACTATGGCCTGCATTGGGATGAACAAGTACGTTACCAAAGCCAGCAATCCGCCCTTTATGAACAAGTATTAAGTGAACTTGCAGCGCATAACCTAACCTATGCCTGTGCCTGTACTCGTGCACAGATAAAGGCTAGCGGTGGTATTTATAGCGGTCACTGCCAACACTTAGACTTGCCTTATCCTGCACACGCCGTTCGCATTCGCAATCAAATTAAAGCAGACAACTACCAAGATTTAATTCAAGGTAAGGTGCAATGTGACCCTGCACTTGCTGGAGAAGACTTTATTATCAAGCGCAAAGACGGCCTGTACGCCTACCAATTGGCAGTGGTCAGTGACGATATAGATCAGGGCGTCACCCATATTGTGCGCGGCTGTGACTTGCTTGAGCCAACCGCACGACAGCTTACGCTTTATCAAACCTTTGGTGTTGCTGCACCGCAATATGCGCATGTGCCGCTGATAACTACACATGATGGCTATAAGCTAAGTAAGCAAAATAAGGCGCCAGCAATTGATCGCAAAGCGCCACAAGCCAGTATCATCAGTGCGTTAGACTATTTAGGCCAGCAGCCCCCAGCGCAGCTAAACGATGGTACACCTGAAGAAATACTCGCGTGGGCAGTCGAACACTGGCAATTAACGAATGTGCCTAAACAAGCGAGCATCGCATTGCCTGCATAG
- the dksA gene encoding RNA polymerase-binding protein DksA, whose translation MPDKQKALGILALAGVAPYQEKAGEEYMNADQLEHFKKILEAWRNQLREEVDRTVTHMQDEAANFPDPVDRAAQEEEFSLELRTRDRERKLIKKIEKTLQLIEEDDFGFCNSCGIEIGIRRLEARPTADLCIECKTLAEIKERQMAG comes from the coding sequence ATGCCAGACAAACAAAAAGCATTAGGCATTCTCGCGTTAGCTGGCGTAGCGCCATACCAGGAAAAAGCTGGTGAAGAGTACATGAACGCTGACCAGCTAGAGCATTTTAAAAAGATTTTAGAAGCTTGGCGTAACCAATTGCGTGAAGAAGTTGATCGCACAGTAACTCACATGCAAGACGAAGCAGCGAACTTCCCTGATCCAGTTGACCGTGCAGCGCAAGAAGAAGAGTTCAGCTTAGAATTACGTACCCGTGACCGCGAGCGTAAACTGATCAAGAAAATTGAGAAAACTCTACAGCTAATCGAAGAAGACGATTTTGGTTTCTGTAATTCATGTGGCATTGAAATTGGTATTCGCCGCTTAGAAGCGCGCCCTACTGCCGATTTATGCATTGAATGTAAAACGCTAGCAGAAATCAAAGAACGCCAAATGGCGGGCTAA
- the folK gene encoding 2-amino-4-hydroxy-6-hydroxymethyldihydropteridine diphosphokinase produces MAIAYIGLGSNLAEPAKQIQQAVDAISTIERSRIAALSSLFFSRPMGPQDQPDYMNAVLALDTELTPIELLDALQAIEKQAGRVRKDDRWGPRILDLDIILFDQQIIDNERLTIPHYGMKEREFVLYPLAEIAPQLVLPDGDLVSELSKAIATNGLKIYGKLQLN; encoded by the coding sequence ATGGCAATCGCGTATATTGGTTTAGGTAGTAACCTTGCAGAGCCCGCAAAGCAAATTCAACAAGCGGTTGATGCGATAAGCACAATAGAGCGCTCGCGTATTGCTGCACTTTCAAGCCTATTCTTTAGTCGCCCTATGGGACCTCAAGACCAGCCAGATTATATGAACGCAGTGCTGGCACTTGATACAGAGCTGACGCCAATTGAATTATTAGATGCGCTGCAGGCGATAGAAAAGCAAGCCGGTCGTGTGCGTAAAGACGATCGCTGGGGTCCGCGTATTCTCGACTTGGATATCATCTTATTCGACCAACAAATTATTGATAATGAGCGCTTAACCATTCCACATTACGGTATGAAAGAGCGCGAATTTGTACTATACCCTTTGGCAGAAATTGCCCCTCAACTTGTGTTACCTGATGGTGATCTCGTTAGTGAATTAAGTAAAGCGATTGCAACTAACGGGTTAAAAATTTATGGTAAGTTGCAACTTAACTAG